In Nematostella vectensis chromosome 2, jaNemVect1.1, whole genome shotgun sequence, one genomic interval encodes:
- the LOC5521258 gene encoding putative N-acetylated-alpha-linked acidic dipeptidase isoform X2 — protein sequence MTEEDQNAIIPEQAPLENVLNNTELSFPAKRQGRYLERNRRFFVVLLTIAGLLVGFIFGYFIHESKRLRDSRREEWYHVYQEMISTKRLEENLRFFTSKPHIAGDRRQKELAELLQAQWKSYGFDSVEMPEYEVLLSMPQVDHPNKVEIVQNGTVVYETAGQYNTTAGPTDKQPFLYTPYFPYSGNGTAEGELVFANHCQDNDFTELANLTITVKGKIVICKSIGSSVLRAAMYGAIAVLLYPDPEITSKLGTRPQDTFPNTPWNPADAVFEKPLRYIFGDPLTPHFPSIPGMYRRPLNESKLPSIPAQPISFEEAKHILSRMKGEEVPSSWKGALNITYRLGPGFESPNTTVRLTINNQVNVQPIYNVIGTITGSNEPDRYVLIGNHRDAFLYGAVDPSSGTATLAEMARVMGNLLKSGYRPRRTIKFCSWGAEEFGLIGSVEWVEEHSKILSDRAIVYLNTDVAVGGNFVLVAQSCPSFAKFIFSWAKKIPDPNAQNGKTSMYDIMVERTPSKTYKGKPQVVPYLYMSDYIPFYNSIGVPSADFSYFFGHNNKMELYPVYHTQHDNFYWMKTFVDPKFEFHKTMAMFQGGMLLELADMDVLPFDFARTAESLERLFPLLSAYKSTGMKVDPIVKAIVKFKNASKSFVEAKAQLTGKEDPIYLRMVNDQMLQAEKAFVRADTYSSDSITKNVVSPRGYFPGIHEANLLAKRTHNYEELKKQLSVVTAAINSAADFLKPFPPPGTSDAHTVSVPGKMIVLLAVGLQVLLFHR from the exons ATGACAGAAGAAGACCAAAATGCGATTATTCCGGAGCAAGCGCCGTTAGAAAATGTCCTTAATAATACGGAGCTTTCATTTCCCGCGAAACGCCAAGGTCGATATCTAGAGCGCAACAGAAGGTTTTTTGTTGTGCTGCTAACGATCGCGGGCCTCTTAGTTGGCTTTATCTTTGGTTATTTTATCCATGAAAGCAAGCGTTTGAGGGATTCTAGGAGGGAAGAATGGTACCATGTATATCAAGAAATGATCAGCACAAAGCGATTGGAGGAGAACTTAAG GTTTTTCACAAGCAAGCCCCACATTGCTGGCGACAGGCGACAGAAGGAGCTTGCAGAGTTACTGCAGGCTCAGTGGAAGTCATATGGGTTCGACTCGGTGGAGATGCCCGAGTACGAGGTCCTGCTTTCCATGCCACAAGTCGACCACCCCAATAAAGTCGAGATCGTCCAGAATGGCACAGTGGTCTACGAGACAGCGGGGCAGTACAAT ACCACCGCAGGCCCGACAGACAAGcaacccttcttgtacacACCTTACTTCCCGTATTCAGGCAACGGAACGGCCGAGGGAGAACTCGTCTTTGCCAACCATTGCCAGGACAATGACTTTACAGAGCTTGCGAACTTAACTATCACCGTCAAAGGCAAGATAGTCATCTGCAAGTCTATCGGAAGTTCG GTCCTACGAGCAGCCATGTATGGTGCCATAGCGGTGTTACTCTACCCTGATCCCGAGATCACCAGTAAACTTGGCACCCGCCCACAAGACACTTTCCCAAACACTCCATGGAACCCTGCAGACGCCGTCTTCGAGAAGCCCTTGCGGTACATATTCGGTGACCCACTCACTCCGCACTTTCCCTCAATCCCTGGAATGTACAGGAGACCACTGAATGAGTCGAAACTGCCAAGTATTCCGGCTCAACCAATCTCCTTCGAAGAGGCCAAACACATCCTCAGTAGAATGAAAG GAGAGGAAGTGCCATCTTCTTGGAAAGGGGCCCTGAATATAACCTACAGGCTTGGTCCAGGCTTCGAGTCTCCAAACACAACGGTGCGTTTGACTATCAACAACCAAGTAAACGTGCAACCCATCTATAATGTCATCGGCACAATCACAGGCAGCAACGAGCCAGATCGCTACGTACTGATAGGCAACCACAGGGACGCCTTCCTGTATGGAGCCGTCGATCCTTCAAGTGGAACAGCCACCCTTGCAGAGATGGCAAGAGTCATGGGTAACCTTCTCAAGTCCGGTTATCGGCCACGGAGAACCATTAAGTTCTGTAGCTGGGGAGCGGAAGAGTTCGGCTTGATTGGCTCTGTCGAGTGGGTGGAGGAGCATTCAAAGATTCTTTCGGATCGAGCCATAGTCTACTTGAATACGGATGTGGCAGTTGGTGGAAATTTCGTGCTGGTTGCACAGTCGTGCCCGTCGTTTGCGaagtttattttctcttgggCAAAGAAGATACCTGACCCAAACGCGCAAAACGGAAAGACCTCCATGTACGATATCATGGTGGAGAGAACACCGTCTAAAACGTACAAAGGCAAGCCCCAAGTGGTGCCATACCTTTACATGAGCGACTACATCCCCTTCTATAATAGCATTGGAGTCCCATCCGCAGATTTTAGCTATTTCTTTGGGCACAACAACAAGATGGAGTTGTATCCCGTATATCACACACAACACGATAACTTCTACTGGATGAAAACCTTCGTTGATCCAAAATTCGAGTTCCATAAAACCATGGCGATGTTCCAAGGCGGAATGTTGCTGGAGCTTGCGGACATGGATGTGTTACCTTTTGACTTTGCTAGAACCGCAGAGAGTTTGGAACGGCTCTTTCCTCTCTTATCCGCCTACAAATCAACGGGTATGAAAGTGGACCCAATCGTTAAAGCCATTGTTAAGTTCAAAAACGCCTCCAAATCTTTTGTTGAAGCGAAGGCGCAGCTCACTGGAAAAGAAGATCCCATTTACCTTCGTATGGTAAACGATCAGATGCTCCAAGCGGAAAAGGCGTTTGTGCGAGCGGATACCTACTCGTCCGACAGTATTACCAAGAATGTCGTCAGCCCTAGAGGGTACTTCCCCGGGATCCACGAGGCTAATCTATTGGCAAAGCGTACACACAATTATGAGGAATTGAAGAAACAATTATCCGTTGTTACGGCAGCCATTAACTCGGCTGCAGATTTTCTCAAGCCGTTCCCGCCACCAGGCACGAGTGATGCTCACACAGTAAGTGTCCCTGGGAAGATGATTGTCCTTCTAGCAGTTGGCTTACAAGTGCTTTTGTTCCATAGATAG
- the LOC5521258 gene encoding putative N-acetylated-alpha-linked acidic dipeptidase isoform X1: protein MLGNSKSEKFELERVEVPVVHQINKRQVICICVVVVLVVAAAAFSVGHFVTSPLSVKADKKHTWHGLSSQFHDKFQTSVDSRKIEENLRFFTSKPHIAGDRRQKELAELLQAQWKSYGFDSVEMPEYEVLLSMPQVDHPNKVEIVQNGTVVYETAGQYNTTAGPTDKQPFLYTPYFPYSGNGTAEGELVFANHCQDNDFTELANLTITVKGKIVICKSIGSSVLRAAMYGAIAVLLYPDPEITSKLGTRPQDTFPNTPWNPADAVFEKPLRYIFGDPLTPHFPSIPGMYRRPLNESKLPSIPAQPISFEEAKHILSRMKGEEVPSSWKGALNITYRLGPGFESPNTTVRLTINNQVNVQPIYNVIGTITGSNEPDRYVLIGNHRDAFLYGAVDPSSGTATLAEMARVMGNLLKSGYRPRRTIKFCSWGAEEFGLIGSVEWVEEHSKILSDRAIVYLNTDVAVGGNFVLVAQSCPSFAKFIFSWAKKIPDPNAQNGKTSMYDIMVERTPSKTYKGKPQVVPYLYMSDYIPFYNSIGVPSADFSYFFGHNNKMELYPVYHTQHDNFYWMKTFVDPKFEFHKTMAMFQGGMLLELADMDVLPFDFARTAESLERLFPLLSAYKSTGMKVDPIVKAIVKFKNASKSFVEAKAQLTGKEDPIYLRMVNDQMLQAEKAFVRADTYSSDSITKNVVSPRGYFPGIHEANLLAKRTHNYEELKKQLSVVTAAINSAADFLKPFPPPGTSDAHTVSVPGKMIVLLAVGLQVLLFHR from the exons ATGCTGGGCAATTCCAAATCAGAGAAGTTTGAGCTCGAGCGAGTCGAGGTTCCCGTGGTACATCAAATCAACAAGCGACAAGTGATATGTATCTGTGTGGTAGTTGTTCTTGTGGTTGCCGCTGCAGCTTTTTCGGTTGGCCACTTTGTAACGTCACCCCTCAGTGTTAAAGCAGACAAAAAGCACACATGGCACGGACTCTCATCGCAATTTCATGATAAATTTCAAACTTCTGTTGATTCAAGAAAGATTGAAGAAAACCTTAG GTTTTTCACAAGCAAGCCCCACATTGCTGGCGACAGGCGACAGAAGGAGCTTGCAGAGTTACTGCAGGCTCAGTGGAAGTCATATGGGTTCGACTCGGTGGAGATGCCCGAGTACGAGGTCCTGCTTTCCATGCCACAAGTCGACCACCCCAATAAAGTCGAGATCGTCCAGAATGGCACAGTGGTCTACGAGACAGCGGGGCAGTACAAT ACCACCGCAGGCCCGACAGACAAGcaacccttcttgtacacACCTTACTTCCCGTATTCAGGCAACGGAACGGCCGAGGGAGAACTCGTCTTTGCCAACCATTGCCAGGACAATGACTTTACAGAGCTTGCGAACTTAACTATCACCGTCAAAGGCAAGATAGTCATCTGCAAGTCTATCGGAAGTTCG GTCCTACGAGCAGCCATGTATGGTGCCATAGCGGTGTTACTCTACCCTGATCCCGAGATCACCAGTAAACTTGGCACCCGCCCACAAGACACTTTCCCAAACACTCCATGGAACCCTGCAGACGCCGTCTTCGAGAAGCCCTTGCGGTACATATTCGGTGACCCACTCACTCCGCACTTTCCCTCAATCCCTGGAATGTACAGGAGACCACTGAATGAGTCGAAACTGCCAAGTATTCCGGCTCAACCAATCTCCTTCGAAGAGGCCAAACACATCCTCAGTAGAATGAAAG GAGAGGAAGTGCCATCTTCTTGGAAAGGGGCCCTGAATATAACCTACAGGCTTGGTCCAGGCTTCGAGTCTCCAAACACAACGGTGCGTTTGACTATCAACAACCAAGTAAACGTGCAACCCATCTATAATGTCATCGGCACAATCACAGGCAGCAACGAGCCAGATCGCTACGTACTGATAGGCAACCACAGGGACGCCTTCCTGTATGGAGCCGTCGATCCTTCAAGTGGAACAGCCACCCTTGCAGAGATGGCAAGAGTCATGGGTAACCTTCTCAAGTCCGGTTATCGGCCACGGAGAACCATTAAGTTCTGTAGCTGGGGAGCGGAAGAGTTCGGCTTGATTGGCTCTGTCGAGTGGGTGGAGGAGCATTCAAAGATTCTTTCGGATCGAGCCATAGTCTACTTGAATACGGATGTGGCAGTTGGTGGAAATTTCGTGCTGGTTGCACAGTCGTGCCCGTCGTTTGCGaagtttattttctcttgggCAAAGAAGATACCTGACCCAAACGCGCAAAACGGAAAGACCTCCATGTACGATATCATGGTGGAGAGAACACCGTCTAAAACGTACAAAGGCAAGCCCCAAGTGGTGCCATACCTTTACATGAGCGACTACATCCCCTTCTATAATAGCATTGGAGTCCCATCCGCAGATTTTAGCTATTTCTTTGGGCACAACAACAAGATGGAGTTGTATCCCGTATATCACACACAACACGATAACTTCTACTGGATGAAAACCTTCGTTGATCCAAAATTCGAGTTCCATAAAACCATGGCGATGTTCCAAGGCGGAATGTTGCTGGAGCTTGCGGACATGGATGTGTTACCTTTTGACTTTGCTAGAACCGCAGAGAGTTTGGAACGGCTCTTTCCTCTCTTATCCGCCTACAAATCAACGGGTATGAAAGTGGACCCAATCGTTAAAGCCATTGTTAAGTTCAAAAACGCCTCCAAATCTTTTGTTGAAGCGAAGGCGCAGCTCACTGGAAAAGAAGATCCCATTTACCTTCGTATGGTAAACGATCAGATGCTCCAAGCGGAAAAGGCGTTTGTGCGAGCGGATACCTACTCGTCCGACAGTATTACCAAGAATGTCGTCAGCCCTAGAGGGTACTTCCCCGGGATCCACGAGGCTAATCTATTGGCAAAGCGTACACACAATTATGAGGAATTGAAGAAACAATTATCCGTTGTTACGGCAGCCATTAACTCGGCTGCAGATTTTCTCAAGCCGTTCCCGCCACCAGGCACGAGTGATGCTCACACAGTAAGTGTCCCTGGGAAGATGATTGTCCTTCTAGCAGTTGGCTTACAAGTGCTTTTGTTCCATAGATAG